A single genomic interval of Metamycoplasma salivarium harbors:
- the argS gene encoding arginine--tRNA ligase: protein MKTTKDIIIASLKEALQKNKWNKQVILTESKQYGDYSTNLALTLQKDLGKSAMDIAKIIKNSIDLKKYKEIAKIEVAAPGFINFWVTSNVMADSINEIIKKGDHYGDVKDKNKGKINVEFVSANPTGFLHMGHARNAAIGATLANVLEKAGHPVTREYWVNDYGNQMNKLAISLFSRYQQIFNKDYPMPEDAYRGQDIVYFANEFYKEYKDKYKNVEYTPEIQTFFRNYGREIALKNIAIDMKRFGTWFDLYTSEKELYEKGGVWPAIKKLKTTYVKDGATWLATTKGGKDDKDRVIIKSNGDSTYVCADIAYHAQKFDQLNDPKNGKIIDIWGADHSGYVERVKFAFEDLGYRRDQMEVVLFQLLRVMKNGKEYKMSKRLGTSLTIRDMMDIVGKDALRFFLIERSYNSKIDFDIEKVKKTDETNPMYIIKYAHARCVQLLEKTTFKDPKATKFDNEYEQKLINELLEYPDLILTMAKSYKVNLLPPYLLKLSGAFNSFYSNTKVIGSENEESLVALVKATKIVLANGMKLMDLDIPNKM, encoded by the coding sequence ATGAAAACAACAAAAGATATTATTATTGCTTCTTTAAAAGAAGCACTTCAAAAAAATAAATGAAATAAACAAGTTATCTTAACTGAATCAAAACAATATGGAGATTATTCAACAAACTTAGCGTTAACTTTACAAAAAGATTTAGGCAAATCTGCAATGGATATTGCAAAAATTATTAAAAATAGTATTGACTTAAAAAAATACAAAGAAATTGCAAAAATTGAAGTAGCAGCTCCCGGCTTTATTAATTTTTGAGTAACCTCGAATGTAATGGCCGATTCTATTAACGAAATTATTAAAAAAGGTGACCATTACGGTGATGTAAAAGATAAAAATAAAGGAAAAATTAATGTTGAATTTGTTTCAGCAAATCCAACCGGATTTTTACATATGGGACATGCAAGAAATGCTGCTATTGGTGCAACATTAGCTAATGTTTTAGAAAAAGCAGGACATCCTGTAACTAGAGAATATTGAGTTAACGACTATGGTAATCAAATGAATAAATTAGCAATTTCGTTATTTAGTAGATACCAACAAATTTTTAATAAAGATTATCCAATGCCTGAAGATGCTTATAGAGGCCAAGACATTGTTTATTTTGCTAATGAATTTTATAAAGAATATAAAGACAAATATAAAAATGTTGAATACACACCTGAAATTCAAACATTTTTTAGAAACTATGGAAGAGAAATTGCATTAAAAAATATTGCAATTGATATGAAACGTTTTGGAACTTGATTTGATTTATATACTTCAGAAAAAGAACTTTATGAAAAAGGTGGAGTTTGACCTGCAATTAAAAAACTTAAAACCACTTATGTAAAAGATGGCGCTACTTGACTTGCAACCACCAAAGGTGGCAAAGATGATAAAGATAGAGTAATTATTAAATCAAATGGTGATTCGACATATGTTTGTGCCGATATTGCTTATCATGCACAAAAATTTGACCAATTAAATGATCCAAAAAACGGGAAAATCATTGATATTTGAGGAGCAGACCATTCAGGTTATGTAGAACGTGTTAAATTTGCTTTTGAAGATTTAGGTTATCGTCGTGACCAAATGGAAGTTGTTTTATTTCAATTATTACGTGTAATGAAAAATGGTAAAGAATATAAGATGTCAAAACGTTTAGGAACATCACTTACCATAAGAGATATGATGGACATTGTTGGAAAAGATGCATTACGTTTCTTTTTAATTGAACGTTCATATAATTCAAAAATTGATTTTGATATTGAAAAAGTTAAAAAAACTGACGAAACAAACCCAATGTATATCATTAAATATGCACATGCTCGTTGTGTTCAACTTTTAGAAAAAACAACTTTTAAAGATCCTAAAGCAACAAAATTTGATAATGAATATGAACAAAAATTAATTAATGAACTTTTAGAATATCCTGATTTAATTTTAACAATGGCAAAATCTTATAAAGTTAATTTATTACCACCTTATTTATTAAAATTATCTGGTGCATTTAATTCATTTTATTCAAATACAAAAGTTATTGGTTCAGAAAATGAAGAAAGTTTAGTTGCTTTAGTTAAAGCTACCAAAATTGTTTTAGCTAATGGTATGAAACTTATGGATTTAGATATCCCTAATAAGATGTAG
- the cysS gene encoding cysteine--tRNA ligase, whose protein sequence is MKKYYLCGPTVYNTPHIGNLRPILTFDLMIRALRYLKEDVYFLHNITDIDDKIINKAIEEHKTEEEIAKKYEKYYLEQLNNFNIEKPTKIVRVTEHLQDLYNYIQKIIDKKHAYKINGNVYFDIMSLKDEYGKISHQKLDNLIYDELEDNSSLKKHPADFALWKETKIGVKYDSPFGLGRPGWHTECSCFIDKYFNGETLDAHGGGIDLIFPHHENENIQHFAIHNKEIAKQWLHFGTLNYKNQKMSKSIGNIIYPHDYLAKYSADSYRLLLFSSNYAKPINATDEIFNANETLINKFIGIWNKSQLENEHLEINYNKVNEIAVYTSKLDFAKAFKEFIVLSKDKNQKGTFFETLRMLGFAFINKKITTDNKKLYQQWKEKVNEKNYEEADKLRTKLIERKLI, encoded by the coding sequence ATGAAAAAATACTACCTATGTGGACCGACTGTTTATAATACACCTCATATTGGCAATTTAAGGCCAATTTTAACTTTTGATTTAATGATAAGAGCTTTAAGATATTTAAAAGAAGATGTTTATTTCTTACACAACATTACGGATATTGATGACAAAATTATTAATAAAGCAATTGAAGAACACAAAACTGAAGAAGAAATTGCAAAAAAATATGAAAAATATTATTTAGAACAACTAAATAATTTTAATATTGAAAAACCAACAAAAATTGTTAGAGTAACAGAGCATTTGCAAGATTTATATAATTATATTCAAAAAATTATTGACAAAAAACATGCATATAAAATCAATGGAAATGTTTATTTTGACATTATGTCTTTAAAAGACGAATATGGCAAAATAAGTCATCAAAAGCTTGATAATTTAATTTATGATGAATTAGAGGATAATAGTTCATTAAAAAAACATCCTGCTGATTTTGCATTATGGAAAGAAACAAAAATTGGCGTTAAATATGATTCACCTTTTGGTTTGGGAAGACCAGGTTGACATACTGAATGTAGTTGTTTTATTGATAAATATTTTAATGGTGAAACTTTAGATGCTCATGGTGGTGGAATTGATTTGATTTTTCCACACCATGAAAATGAAAATATTCAACATTTTGCTATTCACAACAAAGAAATCGCAAAGCAATGACTTCATTTTGGCACATTAAATTATAAAAATCAAAAGATGTCAAAATCAATTGGAAATATTATTTATCCGCATGATTATTTAGCAAAATATTCTGCTGATTCCTATCGTTTATTATTATTTTCATCAAACTATGCCAAACCTATTAATGCAACTGATGAAATTTTTAATGCAAATGAAACATTAATTAATAAATTTATCGGAATTTGAAATAAATCACAACTTGAAAACGAACATTTAGAAATTAACTATAACAAAGTTAATGAAATTGCAGTATACACAAGTAAGTTAGATTTTGCAAAAGCTTTTAAAGAATTTATAGTTCTTTCTAAAGATAAAAATCAAAAAGGTACTTTTTTTGAAACTTTACGTATGTTAGGTTTTGCATTTATTAACAAGAAAATTACAACTGATAATAAAAAACTTTATCAACAATGAAAAGAAAAAGTTAACGAAAAAAATTATGAAGAAGCAGATAAATTAAGAACAAAATTAATAGAAAGAAAATTAATATAA
- the rlmB gene encoding 23S rRNA (guanosine(2251)-2'-O)-methyltransferase RlmB, which yields MNKFIFGKNSVLDTIKNNFPIKKLYLSKNIKLQNTNLPIIYCDNMQLNKLVNGNHQGYIAEIEEYKYFDFGNIQKDKPNIVLILDHIQDPQNFGAILRTANAFNVTHIIIPKDRACEVTPTVLKTSSGGFNNLKIIKVASLFDTISNLKELGFWIYASVLNEKAKTLNEVKFNAPTCLIIGNEEKGISNTLIKHSDELVYIEQKGSVQSLNVSVACGILLYRIANS from the coding sequence ATGAATAAATTTATTTTTGGCAAAAATTCTGTTTTAGATACTATTAAAAATAACTTTCCAATTAAAAAACTTTATTTAAGTAAAAATATTAAGTTGCAAAATACTAATTTGCCAATCATATATTGTGACAATATGCAACTTAATAAATTAGTTAATGGAAATCATCAAGGTTATATTGCTGAAATTGAAGAATATAAGTATTTTGATTTTGGCAATATTCAAAAAGACAAACCAAACATTGTATTAATTTTGGATCATATTCAAGACCCACAAAATTTTGGAGCAATTTTAAGAACTGCAAATGCATTTAATGTTACTCATATTATTATTCCAAAAGATAGAGCTTGCGAAGTAACACCAACTGTTCTAAAAACATCATCAGGTGGTTTTAATAATCTAAAAATCATCAAAGTTGCAAGTTTATTTGATACTATTAGCAATTTAAAAGAACTAGGTTTTTGAATTTATGCTTCAGTCTTAAATGAAAAAGCAAAAACTCTAAACGAAGTTAAATTTAATGCTCCAACTTGTTTAATTATAGGTAATGAAGAAAAAGGAATTTCTAACACTTTAATTAAACATTCAGATGAACTTGTTTATATTGAACAAAAAGGTAGTGTTCAATCTTTGAATGTTTCAGTTGCATGCGGAATTTTATTGTACAGAATAGCAAATTCTTAA
- a CDS encoding lipoprotein encodes MTKHRKMLFSTLFVASIAPILSIPALAASCVKDPQGEVQATQGYADQMSKLANKSITMAGAWADARTFAKEYAKDLIAVGSTDYISNDGVQARAGLKDGDIKAIQTLLKNVVKEAAKKQDKNLTYVDSKGKTQSIFKIYNHDDYSVVARDAKIRYNVDGATKNAYSETPQSGSDYFEMDAQGKVTVKAGSPKFKIRFIPSSDPTLVKDATQKLTAYFASIGITNLEITVASDYNQAAQQLDAKAQDLAFLPVNTWAEKSGKSNFILQAGRNVQIIDPYKSTTNPAEPQFNDEKTLINALNNYLEFNKGNQGKELYINKDKSKNPQAAAEGYTSEFKSHVDTLTQSGQDLPPVGFYRSYIYARRDSEIAKLILEAIEKQGSNWKLKWDDVKKYVVYGHTGKTSSASYVYPEKWFREHFEGFKSFDNIAK; translated from the coding sequence ATGACAAAACATCGCAAAATGTTATTTTCAACTTTATTTGTCGCATCTATTGCACCAATTTTATCTATCCCTGCACTAGCTGCAAGTTGTGTTAAAGACCCACAAGGTGAAGTTCAAGCTACACAAGGTTATGCTGACCAAATGTCTAAATTAGCAAATAAGAGTATTACAATGGCTGGCGCTTGAGCTGATGCTAGAACTTTTGCTAAAGAATATGCTAAAGATTTAATTGCAGTTGGTTCAACTGACTATATTTCGAATGATGGAGTTCAAGCAAGAGCAGGCTTGAAAGATGGCGATATTAAAGCTATCCAAACATTACTAAAAAATGTTGTTAAAGAAGCTGCTAAAAAGCAAGATAAAAATTTAACTTATGTTGATAGTAAGGGTAAAACACAAAGTATTTTCAAAATCTATAACCATGATGATTATTCTGTTGTTGCAAGAGATGCAAAAATCAGGTATAACGTTGATGGTGCTACCAAAAACGCCTATTCAGAAACCCCTCAATCTGGATCAGATTATTTTGAAATGGATGCTCAAGGCAAAGTTACTGTTAAGGCTGGCTCACCAAAATTTAAAATAAGATTTATACCTTCATCAGATCCTACTTTAGTAAAAGACGCAACTCAAAAATTAACTGCTTATTTTGCTTCAATTGGTATCACAAATCTTGAAATAACTGTTGCTTCAGATTACAACCAAGCCGCACAACAATTAGATGCTAAAGCACAAGATTTAGCTTTCTTACCAGTTAACACTTGAGCTGAAAAAAGTGGAAAGTCTAATTTCATTTTACAAGCTGGTAGAAATGTACAAATCATTGACCCTTACAAGAGCACTACAAACCCTGCTGAACCTCAGTTCAATGATGAAAAGACATTAATTAATGCATTAAACAATTACTTAGAATTTAATAAGGGCAACCAAGGTAAAGAATTATATATTAATAAAGACAAATCTAAAAACCCACAAGCTGCTGCTGAAGGTTATACATCTGAATTTAAATCTCATGTTGATACACTTACACAATCAGGTCAAGATCTTCCTCCAGTAGGATTTTATAGATCATATATCTATGCAAGAAGAGATTCAGAAATTGCAAAATTGATCCTTGAAGCAATTGAAAAACAAGGTTCTAATTGAAAATTAAAATGAGATGATGTTAAAAAATATGTTGTTTATGGACATACTGGCAAAACTTCTTCTGCATCATACGTTTATCCAGAAAAATGATTTAGAGAGCACTTTGAAGGTTTTAAATCATTTGACAATATTGCCAAATAA
- the phnC gene encoding phosphonate ABC transporter ATP-binding protein: MKTITPTKTNNKEEKLKHKKQTISELATQDWPIEWINANKVYPNGTRGLIDVNLKISQGEFVAVIGLSGAGKTTLIKTINKINDISSGALNVGPFVVNSLKGKKLREFRTKIGIVFQGYNLVENVSVLQNVLAARLPQMNQFRAFFGIYKKSDVEIAYESLAKVNILENAYDLAKDLSGGQMQRVALARTLAQKPKIILADEPVGALDPIMAKSVMDGFLLVNKMDNITVVANLHHVDLALQYADRIIGIKKGRVIFDGAWDKVNLNVLKEIYGEELEQFDAQQFEETRRKRKAIQQENIDKIEKLRQNAK; encoded by the coding sequence ATGAAAACAATTACTCCTACAAAAACTAATAATAAAGAAGAAAAATTAAAACATAAAAAACAAACAATAAGTGAACTTGCTACTCAGGATTGACCAATTGAATGAATTAATGCCAACAAAGTTTATCCCAATGGAACTAGAGGATTAATTGATGTCAATTTAAAAATCAGCCAAGGAGAATTTGTTGCAGTAATTGGTTTATCAGGAGCTGGCAAAACTACACTTATTAAAACAATTAACAAAATTAATGACATAAGTTCCGGCGCATTAAATGTCGGTCCTTTTGTTGTAAATTCTCTAAAAGGTAAAAAACTTAGAGAGTTTAGAACCAAAATTGGTATTGTCTTTCAAGGTTATAACCTTGTTGAAAATGTTTCAGTTTTACAAAATGTGTTAGCTGCAAGATTGCCTCAGATGAATCAATTTAGAGCATTCTTTGGAATTTATAAAAAATCAGATGTTGAAATTGCATATGAATCGCTTGCAAAAGTTAATATTTTAGAAAATGCTTATGATTTAGCAAAAGATTTAAGTGGCGGTCAAATGCAACGTGTTGCATTAGCAAGAACTTTAGCTCAAAAACCTAAAATTATTTTGGCTGATGAACCTGTTGGTGCTTTAGACCCTATTATGGCCAAAAGCGTTATGGATGGATTTTTACTTGTAAACAAAATGGATAACATTACAGTTGTAGCCAATTTACATCATGTCGATTTAGCATTGCAATATGCAGACCGCATTATTGGCATTAAGAAAGGTCGAGTTATTTTTGATGGTGCTTGAGATAAAGTTAATTTAAATGTCTTAAAAGAAATTTATGGTGAAGAACTAGAACAATTTGATGCTCAACAATTTGAAGAAACAAGAAGAAAAAGAAAAGCTATTCAACAAGAAAATATTGACAAAATAGAAAAGTTAAGACAAAATGCAAAATAA
- a CDS encoding PhnE/PtxC family ABC transporter permease, with amino-acid sequence MQNNIVKKQSISISSTYFFQKIKNYFSPKFTDINGQKVIKKFPWLALFSWIFVPLAIILLIIAIKPDFQLSRYFWKSLSHFFDTKVNAHIGSAIRTPLDTFILSLQLLWKTIAFSILGTILGILISIPIALLSSKNFIKSPLIYGPFRAIMSIIRAIPPVVFAYIFFLLLSKELSATISIALFVSTLMTKWLYEDLDTYDVKSYYGVQAIGNGKFVAFKNSIFPYLTKRIFSYGFYSFEMVVRFAAILGIVGISTIGELLQDYSDSQNTFSHMSIVIWVLIAFMIMLELINFLVRKYFLEKTPKHPKIDDKLPYNEQLKQLKKQKPKTYIWKISLAIVIIALIIAASFQVDWSLANSIKLSQFKIGIKNLFHPDWSIFNNPGTNPIILGFDALWLAIASSILGLGLALVIGLFASKNIMGIWTALPFKFIIIIFRAIPPFTFAALFLLLSKDSRIFAGTLALGFHSVGMLGKLINESIEKIPNKVFQSLDSLGCSWWQKIKLGVFKQIMPQALSNFLYRIEINFKTTVVLGVVGASDFGYQISIYSADFSNWNRLAPYLLFTIVILLIIEQISNLLRKKLMTGYWLSQDNWIKRQINKRRYIKALAISRVRKIPFVYERKWATYVICESSYYKLSVLRYFKENKDDNLSYYKYLMLKDETKQYNKNVGNEIKLISKDVKTIASQAYKETYKNSAQVINKAFFIQRMKIARRSMRKAVSKYFEGYATN; translated from the coding sequence ATGCAAAATAACATAGTTAAAAAACAAAGCATTAGTATTTCTTCAACATATTTTTTTCAAAAGATTAAAAATTACTTTAGTCCTAAATTTACTGATATTAATGGACAAAAAGTAATTAAAAAATTCCCTTGACTTGCATTATTTTCATGAATTTTTGTACCATTAGCAATTATTTTGTTAATAATTGCAATTAAACCCGATTTCCAATTAAGTAGATACTTTTGAAAATCATTGTCTCACTTTTTTGATACAAAAGTAAATGCACATATTGGTTCTGCAATTAGAACTCCACTAGATACTTTTATTCTAAGTTTACAGTTATTATGAAAAACAATTGCATTTTCTATATTAGGAACAATACTGGGAATATTAATATCAATCCCAATTGCATTATTAAGTTCTAAAAACTTTATTAAATCTCCTTTGATTTATGGACCTTTTAGAGCAATAATGTCTATTATTAGAGCAATTCCGCCAGTAGTTTTTGCATATATTTTCTTTCTATTATTATCAAAAGAACTATCAGCAACAATTTCAATCGCATTATTTGTGTCTACTTTAATGACAAAATGATTATATGAAGATTTAGACACATACGATGTTAAATCATATTACGGTGTACAAGCTATTGGAAATGGTAAATTTGTTGCATTTAAGAATTCAATCTTTCCATATTTAACCAAAAGAATTTTTTCTTATGGATTTTATTCATTTGAAATGGTCGTTAGATTTGCAGCAATTTTAGGAATTGTTGGAATATCAACAATTGGTGAACTTTTACAAGATTATAGTGATAGTCAAAATACATTTTCACATATGTCGATTGTAATTTGAGTATTAATTGCTTTTATGATTATGCTCGAATTAATAAACTTTCTGGTTAGAAAATATTTTTTAGAAAAAACACCTAAGCATCCAAAGATTGATGACAAATTACCATATAATGAACAACTTAAACAATTAAAAAAGCAAAAACCAAAGACTTATATTTGAAAAATTTCGCTTGCAATTGTGATCATTGCATTAATAATTGCTGCAAGTTTTCAAGTAGATTGATCTTTAGCAAATAGTATTAAATTAAGTCAATTTAAAATAGGTATTAAGAATTTATTTCATCCTGATTGATCAATATTTAATAATCCAGGAACAAACCCAATTATTTTAGGATTTGATGCACTTTGATTAGCAATAGCATCTTCAATATTAGGATTAGGTTTGGCCTTAGTTATTGGTTTATTTGCGTCAAAGAATATTATGGGAATTTGAACAGCGTTACCTTTTAAATTCATAATTATTATTTTTAGAGCTATTCCACCATTCACTTTTGCAGCATTATTCTTATTACTATCAAAAGATTCAAGAATCTTTGCTGGTACATTAGCATTAGGTTTTCACTCAGTTGGTATGCTTGGAAAATTAATTAATGAGTCAATTGAAAAAATTCCAAACAAGGTCTTTCAATCACTTGATTCATTAGGATGCAGTTGATGACAAAAAATTAAACTTGGTGTTTTCAAACAAATTATGCCCCAAGCATTATCAAACTTCTTATATAGAATTGAAATTAACTTTAAAACAACAGTTGTACTAGGTGTTGTTGGTGCAAGTGATTTTGGTTATCAAATTAGTATTTATTCGGCAGACTTTTCAAATTGAAACAGATTAGCACCATACTTGCTATTTACAATTGTTATCTTATTAATCATTGAACAAATATCAAATCTATTAAGAAAGAAATTGATGACTGGATATTGACTTAGCCAAGATAATTGAATTAAAAGACAAATCAATAAAAGAAGATACATTAAGGCATTAGCCATTTCAAGAGTTAGAAAAATTCCGTTTGTTTATGAAAGAAAATGAGCAACATATGTTATTTGTGAATCTTCATATTACAAATTAAGTGTTTTAAGATACTTTAAAGAAAATAAAGATGACAATCTTTCATATTATAAATATCTTATGTTAAAAGATGAAACGAAGCAATATAATAAAAATGTTGGTAATGAAATTAAATTAATTTCTAAAGATGTTAAAACAATAGCATCGCAAGCATACAAAGAAACATATAAAAATTCAGCACAAGTCATTAATAAAGCATTTTTCATTCAAAGAATGAAAATAGCAAGAAGATCAATGAGAAAAGCTGTTTCTAAATATTTTGAAGGATATGCAACTAATTAA
- a CDS encoding DHH family phosphoesterase gives MNNLKEKFITFWNYISNAKYITLCTHVEPDGDTLGSAIAFKEIIALNCPNVKEVLISGGDYPRNLSFLIKKPISLVSQNFFDKSLKVVVDTSTKNRIFDKRVIPEKSLKFDHHPEEEKWLFEIGGDYWPATGQLLTLLIKTLNLKVNETTLEGLAVAIITDTEYFSERNISAETFDMMSFLMSKGLKYSELLAKMQLNKNEAQQIFDVCKNMQTKGIVTYAISEKVVTNDLARPLVAQFVSLSNSEVSLVILKRVQGNYRCGIRSRTYYNVSEVAKHFGGGGHHNSSGFMIDNLQKLDEIIDFINTHDYK, from the coding sequence ATGAATAACTTGAAAGAAAAATTTATAACTTTTTGAAATTACATTTCTAATGCTAAATATATAACTTTATGTACTCACGTTGAACCTGATGGAGATACCTTGGGTTCTGCAATTGCTTTTAAAGAAATTATTGCTTTAAATTGTCCAAATGTTAAAGAAGTTTTAATTTCTGGCGGTGATTATCCTAGAAATTTGAGCTTTTTAATTAAAAAACCAATAAGTTTAGTATCACAAAATTTCTTTGATAAATCGTTAAAGGTAGTAGTTGATACTTCTACTAAAAATCGAATTTTTGATAAACGTGTAATTCCAGAAAAGTCATTAAAATTTGACCATCACCCCGAAGAAGAAAAATGATTGTTTGAAATTGGTGGTGATTATTGACCTGCGACTGGACAATTACTTACATTATTAATAAAAACTTTAAATTTAAAAGTTAATGAAACTACATTGGAGGGATTAGCAGTTGCAATAATTACTGATACTGAATATTTTTCAGAAAGAAATATAAGTGCTGAAACTTTTGATATGATGTCATTTTTGATGTCTAAGGGTTTAAAATATTCTGAACTTTTAGCTAAAATGCAACTTAATAAAAATGAAGCCCAACAAATTTTTGACGTATGTAAAAATATGCAAACTAAAGGTATTGTTACATATGCAATATCTGAAAAAGTTGTAACAAATGACTTGGCTAGACCCTTAGTTGCACAATTTGTTAGCTTAAGCAATAGTGAAGTTTCGCTTGTAATATTAAAAAGAGTTCAAGGTAATTATCGTTGTGGAATTAGATCAAGAACATACTACAATGTTTCTGAAGTCGCTAAACATTTTGGTGGTGGTGGCCATCATAATTCCTCAGGTTTTATGATTGATAATTTACAAAAACTAGATGAAATTATTGATTTTATCAACACCCATGACTATAAATAG
- the arcC gene encoding carbamate kinase translates to MSRIVIALGGNALGNNPEEQKELVKLPARKIAELVKAGHEVIIGHGNGPQVGMIFNGMSKAHEVNEKSPLIPLPEAGAMSQGYIGLHMLNATTNAFKELNVEKEVMYILTQTIVDAKDAAFKNPTKPIGPFYATKEEAEQMNPNSVIIEDAGRGYRKVVASPIPQTFIGINQIKNAVEAGATVIVGGGGGIPTVKDAKGYVTPVDGVIDKDFALSKIAVLVKADYFVVLTAVDNVMVNYKQPNQKALKHATKAELEQYIKENQFAPGSMLPKVKAAIKFVEEGGKAAFIGDLKDLENIIAEKTGTKVTLK, encoded by the coding sequence ATGAGTAGAATTGTTATTGCCTTAGGTGGTAATGCTTTAGGAAATAATCCTGAAGAACAAAAAGAATTAGTTAAACTACCTGCTAGAAAAATTGCAGAATTAGTAAAAGCTGGCCACGAAGTTATTATTGGACATGGAAATGGCCCACAAGTTGGAATGATCTTTAATGGAATGTCTAAAGCGCATGAAGTTAATGAAAAAAGTCCTTTAATTCCACTTCCTGAAGCTGGAGCTATGAGCCAAGGTTACATTGGACTTCACATGCTAAATGCAACAACCAATGCATTTAAAGAATTAAATGTGGAAAAAGAAGTTATGTATATCTTAACCCAAACAATAGTTGATGCTAAAGATGCAGCATTCAAAAATCCTACAAAACCTATTGGTCCATTCTATGCAACTAAAGAAGAAGCAGAACAAATGAACCCAAATAGTGTAATTATTGAAGATGCTGGTAGAGGATATAGAAAAGTTGTTGCTTCACCTATTCCTCAAACATTTATTGGAATTAACCAAATTAAAAATGCTGTTGAAGCTGGTGCAACTGTTATCGTTGGTGGTGGTGGAGGTATCCCTACTGTCAAAGATGCTAAAGGCTATGTAACCCCAGTTGATGGTGTTATTGACAAAGACTTTGCACTTTCAAAAATCGCTGTTTTAGTTAAAGCTGACTACTTTGTTGTTTTAACAGCAGTTGACAATGTTATGGTGAATTACAAACAACCTAACCAAAAAGCTTTAAAACATGCTACAAAAGCTGAACTTGAACAATACATCAAAGAAAACCAATTCGCGCCTGGAAGTATGCTTCCTAAAGTTAAAGCTGCAATCAAATTTGTTGAAGAAGGTGGTAAAGCCGCTTTCATCGGTGATTTAAAAGATCTAGAAAACATCATTGCAGAAAAAACTGGTACAAAAGTTACCTTGAAATAA
- the argF gene encoding ornithine carbamoyltransferase → MPMNLKGRSLDSALNFTTDQINYLIDLSIELKRSKMQGLHVNNRPLVGKNIAIMFQKDSTRTRCSFEVAAADLGASCTYIGPAGSNFGKKESIEDTAMVLGKFYDGIEFRGFKQSDVDALVKYSGVPVWNGLTDAEHPTQMLADYMTIKEFKGDLKGKKIVFAGDIKNNVARSIMIGAAFTGMHVVLCGPKEQAKLVQTGEGYKEVYKACQELFKRNGGSVSFSDDKIKAAKDADAIYTDVWVSLGEDFSLFEPRIKELGAFQVDMAMIKAAKEDVIFLHCLPAFHDDHTLFSSEIKEKFGAKYPVVKTGAMEVTDEVFQSKYNKSIEQAGNRMHSIKAVILATLGY, encoded by the coding sequence ATGCCAATGAATTTAAAAGGTCGTAGTTTAGACTCAGCGCTAAACTTTACAACCGATCAAATTAATTATTTAATCGATTTGTCAATCGAATTAAAAAGATCAAAAATGCAAGGACTTCATGTAAACAATAGACCTCTTGTTGGAAAAAACATTGCTATTATGTTCCAAAAAGACTCAACAAGAACTAGATGTTCATTTGAAGTTGCTGCAGCTGACTTAGGTGCAAGTTGTACATACATAGGCCCTGCAGGTTCAAACTTCGGTAAAAAAGAATCAATCGAAGATACCGCTATGGTTTTAGGAAAATTCTATGATGGAATCGAATTCCGTGGATTTAAACAATCTGATGTTGATGCATTAGTTAAATATTCAGGTGTTCCTGTTTGAAATGGATTAACCGATGCTGAACACCCAACACAAATGTTAGCTGACTATATGACCATTAAAGAATTTAAAGGTGATTTAAAAGGCAAGAAAATTGTTTTTGCTGGTGACATCAAAAACAACGTTGCTCGTTCAATCATGATTGGTGCTGCATTTACTGGAATGCATGTAGTACTATGTGGTCCTAAAGAACAAGCTAAACTAGTTCAAACTGGTGAAGGTTACAAAGAAGTTTACAAGGCTTGTCAAGAATTATTTAAACGTAATGGTGGATCTGTATCATTTTCAGATGATAAAATTAAAGCAGCTAAAGATGCTGATGCAATTTACACTGATGTTTGAGTATCATTAGGAGAAGACTTCTCACTATTTGAACCTCGTATTAAAGAACTTGGTGCTTTCCAAGTAGATATGGCTATGATTAAAGCGGCTAAAGAAGATGTTATTTTCTTACACTGTCTACCTGCTTTCCACGATGACCATACATTATTCTCATCAGAAATCAAAGAAAAATTTGGTGCTAAATACCCAGTTGTTAAAACCGGTGCTATGGAAGTTACTGATGAAGTGTTCCAATCAAAATACAACAAATCAATTGAACAAGCTGGAAACAGAATGCATTCAATTAAAGCTGTTATTTTAGCAACATTAGGATACTAA